Proteins co-encoded in one Halorussus salinus genomic window:
- the sucC gene encoding ADP-forming succinate--CoA ligase subunit beta, with translation MDNDRLKSGELLVTLGPSAGLRFELADRLFLRVGPSGSNARCSATTDRLYAPNDDKVQDDSSSGRRSRPPRRRPRRVWRQFPPRVPGSAFTDSDTTNSRTREVSSESRMRLHEYQAKRVFADAGIPTPDATLASSVDEVVEAAEEIGYPVAVKAQVHVGGRGKAGGIKLAESADEAEEAAEDIIGMDLKGYHVERVLVEEAVNFKNELYVGVTMDRGEGKPVAMVSTKGGVDIESVAEETPDAIAREHIDPAFGMHPYQARKAVYDAGVPRELASDVASVLQTMYQLWDDRDASEVEINPLMVTEDDEIIAADAVMNIDDDALFRQQELAEMEEEAFEDDLERKAGEYGFDYVRLSGNVGIIGNGAGLVMTTLDLVDYYGGEPANFLDIGGGAKAERVANALDMVFSDENVDAVVFNIFGGITRGDEVAKGINSALEQFDEIPKPVVVRLAGTNAAEGREILNDELVTVEETLEDAVQRTVEYSEEEAQ, from the coding sequence GTGGACAACGACCGACTGAAATCCGGCGAACTCCTCGTTACTCTCGGTCCGAGCGCAGGACTCCGATTCGAGTTAGCGGACCGCCTCTTTCTCCGCGTCGGCCCGTCGGGTAGTAACGCTCGTTGCTCCGCGACTACTGACAGGTTGTACGCGCCGAACGACGACAAGGTTCAAGACGACTCCTCGTCCGGTCGTCGCTCCCGACCGCCCCGCCGTCGTCCGCGCCGCGTTTGGAGGCAGTTCCCGCCGCGAGTTCCGGGGAGCGCGTTCACCGATTCCGATACTACTAACTCTCGCACGCGGGAAGTATCGAGCGAGTCTAGAATGAGATTACACGAGTATCAGGCGAAGCGGGTCTTCGCCGACGCAGGGATTCCGACGCCGGACGCGACGCTGGCGTCGTCCGTAGACGAGGTAGTCGAGGCCGCCGAGGAGATCGGCTACCCCGTCGCCGTCAAGGCACAGGTACACGTCGGGGGCCGCGGCAAGGCCGGTGGCATCAAACTCGCCGAGAGCGCCGACGAGGCCGAGGAGGCCGCCGAGGACATCATCGGCATGGACCTCAAGGGCTATCACGTCGAGCGCGTGCTGGTCGAGGAGGCCGTGAACTTCAAGAACGAACTCTACGTCGGCGTGACGATGGACCGCGGCGAGGGCAAGCCCGTGGCGATGGTCTCGACCAAGGGCGGCGTGGACATCGAGTCCGTTGCCGAGGAGACTCCCGACGCCATCGCTCGTGAACACATCGACCCCGCCTTCGGGATGCACCCCTATCAGGCCCGGAAGGCCGTCTACGACGCGGGCGTCCCCCGCGAACTCGCCTCCGACGTGGCGAGCGTCCTCCAGACGATGTACCAGCTCTGGGACGACCGGGACGCCAGCGAGGTCGAAATCAACCCGCTGATGGTCACGGAAGACGACGAAATCATCGCGGCCGACGCCGTGATGAACATCGACGACGACGCGCTGTTCCGCCAGCAGGAACTCGCCGAGATGGAAGAGGAGGCCTTCGAGGACGACCTCGAACGCAAGGCTGGCGAGTACGGCTTCGACTACGTTCGCCTCTCGGGGAACGTCGGCATCATCGGCAACGGTGCCGGACTCGTGATGACGACGCTCGACCTCGTGGACTACTACGGCGGCGAACCCGCCAACTTCCTCGACATCGGCGGCGGCGCGAAGGCCGAGCGAGTCGCTAACGCGCTGGACATGGTGTTCTCCGACGAGAACGTCGATGCCGTGGTCTTCAACATCTTCGGCGGCATCACCCGCGGTGACGAGGTGGCCAAAGGCATCAACTCCGCGCTCGAACAGTTCGACGAGATTCCCAAGCCCGTGGTCGTCCGCCTCGCCGGGACCAACGCGGCGGAGGGCCGCGAGATTCTGAACGACGAACTCGTCACGGTCGAGGAGACCCTCGAAGACGCGGTTCAACGCACGGTCGAATACTCCGAGGAGGAAGCACAATGA
- the sucD gene encoding succinate--CoA ligase subunit alpha produces the protein MSVLVDSDTRVVVQGITGGEGKFHAEQMMEYGTNIVAGAVPGKGGQEVAGVPVYDTVHEAAREEDADASVVFVPPAFAGDAVFEALDAPLDLVVAITEGIPTQDMAKVNKRLSEVDTRLIGPNCPGIITPGESKLGILPGNIFESGDVGLVSRSGTLTYQVVDNLTSRGIGQTTAIGIGGDPIIGTDFTDALELFENDPDTKAVVMCGEIGGEDEEEAARFIAENMDTPVAGFIAGRTAPPGKRMGHAGAIVSGSGTGTAESKIEALNDAGVPVGDTPNEVADHIEDFL, from the coding sequence ATGAGCGTTCTAGTCGATTCCGACACCAGAGTCGTCGTACAGGGCATCACCGGCGGGGAAGGCAAGTTCCACGCCGAACAGATGATGGAGTACGGGACCAACATCGTCGCCGGTGCGGTGCCGGGCAAGGGCGGCCAAGAGGTCGCTGGCGTCCCGGTCTACGACACGGTCCACGAAGCGGCCCGCGAGGAGGACGCCGACGCGTCGGTCGTCTTCGTCCCGCCCGCGTTCGCTGGCGACGCCGTTTTCGAGGCACTCGACGCGCCCCTCGACCTCGTGGTCGCCATCACGGAAGGCATCCCCACGCAGGACATGGCGAAGGTCAACAAGCGCCTCTCCGAGGTCGATACGCGACTCATCGGCCCGAACTGTCCGGGCATCATCACCCCCGGCGAGTCGAAACTCGGCATCCTGCCGGGCAACATCTTCGAGTCGGGCGACGTGGGTCTGGTCTCCCGGTCTGGCACCCTCACCTATCAGGTCGTGGACAACCTGACCTCGCGGGGCATCGGCCAGACCACCGCCATCGGCATCGGCGGCGACCCCATCATCGGCACGGACTTCACCGACGCGCTGGAACTGTTCGAGAACGACCCCGACACGAAGGCGGTCGTCATGTGCGGCGAAATCGGCGGCGAGGACGAGGAGGAAGCCGCTCGGTTCATCGCCGAGAACATGGACACGCCGGTCGCTGGCTTCATCGCGGGCCGGACCGCCCCGCCGGGCAAGCGCATGGGCCACGCGGGCGCAATCGTCTCCGGTAGCGGCACCGGCACCGCCGAGAGCAAAATCGAGGCGCTGAACGACGCTGGCGTCCCGGTCGGCGACACGCCCAACGAAGTCGCCGACCACATCGAAGACTTCCTGTAG
- the hisH gene encoding imidazole glycerol phosphate synthase subunit HisH, producing MNVTIVDYGVGNLRSLRRGLERADADVEVTDDPEAIADAEAIVLPGVGAFEECMRNSEPFHDVLREAAADTPILGICVGLQLLFTESEEGAPEGETVEGLDLIPGRVERLPRGEVKVPQMGWNEVAVERDHPIADGIADGDYAYFVHSYCAAAADHTVASCDYGFDFAAVAANDAGNVMGTQFHPEKSGETGLRLLQNFVDYAEQYRDATAETAAD from the coding sequence GTGAACGTTACCATCGTCGATTACGGCGTGGGCAACCTCCGGAGCCTCCGACGGGGCTTGGAGCGGGCCGACGCCGACGTGGAAGTCACCGACGACCCCGAGGCGATCGCCGACGCCGAGGCCATCGTCCTGCCCGGCGTGGGCGCGTTCGAGGAGTGCATGCGAAACTCCGAACCGTTCCACGACGTGTTGCGCGAGGCCGCCGCGGACACCCCGATTCTGGGCATCTGCGTCGGTCTCCAACTCCTGTTCACCGAGAGCGAGGAGGGCGCGCCCGAGGGTGAAACCGTCGAGGGGTTGGACCTCATCCCCGGCCGGGTCGAACGCCTCCCCCGCGGCGAGGTCAAGGTCCCACAGATGGGGTGGAACGAGGTCGCGGTCGAGCGCGACCACCCCATCGCGGACGGCATCGCCGACGGCGACTACGCCTACTTCGTCCACTCCTACTGCGCAGCGGCCGCCGACCACACCGTGGCGTCCTGCGACTACGGCTTCGACTTCGCCGCGGTCGCGGCCAACGACGCGGGTAACGTGATGGGCACGCAGTTCCACCCCGAGAAGAGCGGCGAGACCGGCCTCCGACTCCTCCAGAACTTCGTGGACTACGCCGAGCAGTATCGGGACGCGACCGCCGAGACCGCGGCGGACTGA
- a CDS encoding zinc ribbon domain-containing protein, with protein sequence MNLALRLLMACFVIAAPTLLFLGLMRGLEKMRDDALLLALAERDDAPRDVSSAAAEALDKGPIRADGRGENRGSSGGDAAADAVPTADEFACGTCGASNMAGAKYCQDCLGELNR encoded by the coding sequence ATGAACCTCGCCCTCCGACTACTGATGGCCTGCTTCGTGATAGCCGCGCCGACGCTCCTGTTTCTGGGCTTGATGCGCGGACTGGAGAAGATGCGCGACGACGCGCTGTTGCTGGCGCTCGCGGAGCGCGACGACGCGCCGCGGGACGTGTCGAGCGCGGCCGCCGAGGCCCTCGACAAGGGACCGATTCGGGCGGACGGCCGGGGCGAGAACCGCGGTTCGAGCGGTGGAGACGCCGCGGCCGACGCTGTGCCGACCGCCGACGAGTTCGCCTGCGGGACGTGCGGCGCGTCGAACATGGCGGGCGCGAAGTACTGTCAGGACTGCCTCGGTGAACTGAACCGGTAG
- a CDS encoding DUF7344 domain-containing protein translates to MDRTRTDSTDGSNAPTDEPLPDDLHWVLTDESRRAALATLRERESATLAELAEAVARTGDQPADRVLVSLDRHHLPLMVEAGLLDYDESSERVALADLSAESRERIDRTVPDGDEASVGDGDRE, encoded by the coding sequence ATGGATAGAACCCGTACCGACTCGACGGATGGGTCGAACGCGCCGACCGACGAACCGCTCCCTGACGACCTGCACTGGGTCCTGACCGACGAGAGTCGTCGCGCCGCGCTGGCGACGCTCCGCGAACGCGAGTCGGCGACGCTCGCCGAACTCGCCGAAGCGGTGGCCCGAACCGGCGACCAACCCGCCGACCGCGTACTGGTCTCGTTGGACCGACACCACCTCCCGCTGATGGTCGAGGCGGGCCTGCTCGACTACGACGAGTCGAGCGAACGCGTCGCGCTGGCGGACCTCTCGGCCGAGAGCCGCGAGCGAATCGACCGAACGGTCCCCGACGGTGACGAAGCGTCAGTCGGTGACGGCGACCGAGAGTAG